The DNA region GCTGGGGGTCGAGATGGCGGCGGTCTTCCTGATCTTTACCAGCCAGGCGTGGAATCTGGCGCTGGGCGTGTTCGAGTCGATGCGCACGATACCCGACGACTTGCGCCAGGCGCTCGAAGCCTTCGGCGCCAGCGCCTGGTTGCGTTTTCGCAAGCTGTCGTTGCCGGCCTGCGTGCCGAAGCTGGTCTACAACTCGATCCTGTCGTGGGTGGCTGGATGGTACTTCCTGATCGCGTGCGAGATCATCACCGTCGGCCCCTCGCACTACCGGTTGCCGGGTCTGGGCAGCTACCTGATGGAGGCGGCGGACCGCGGGCGCAGCGGGGAGATCATCGCCGGACTGACGATGCTGCTGTTGATCATCGTCCTGATGGACCTGATGGTATGGCAGCCGTTGACCGTGTGGGCGGAAAAGTTCCGCTACGAGTTTGCCTCAGGTGCCGCCGGCGAACCGATGGGCTCGCTAGGGATGCTGCACGCGCTGAGTGCGCTGGGCCCGGCGGTTTATCGCACCGCGCGCTTCGTGATACGGCCGCCGGCGGCGCTGCTGCGCGTGTTGCTCGCCGGCCTGCCGGCGCTTGATTCCACAACCCGCGCGCGCATTGCGCGCGCCGCTCGCGCCACCGGCTACGCGGCACTGATCGCGCTCTGGCTGATCTTCCTCTATGCGATTTTCAAGGGGCTCGCCGCCCTTGCCCACGCGCTCAGCGGACCGTGGCCGGACCAGGCGCGCTTGATTCCCGCCGCCACCGGCGCCTCGATCCTCCGGATCGTCGTCGCCTACTCGATCTCGCTCGGCTGGACGCTGCCATGCGCGCTCGCGGCGGCGGACAATGTGCGCTTTCGCCGGTGGCTGGCGCCGATTGCCGAGATTGTCGGTTCGATGCCGGCCACCGCGCTCTTCCCGCTTATCGTGCTGTTCGTGGTCGAGGTGACCGGCGGTATGAATCTCGCCTCGATCCTGCTGATCCTGACCGGCATGCAATGGTACCTGCTGTTCAACCTGCTCGCCGGCGTCAACCAAATCCCCGAAGACCTCAAGGAGGCGGCGCACGCCTATGGTCTGAACAGGTTGGCCATCTGGCGCAAGCTCACCGTGCCAGCGCTGGTGCCGTCGATCGTCACCGGCAGCATCACGGCGTGGGGTGGCGGCTGGAACGCGTTGATTCTGTCGGAGTACTTTTCCTATCGCGGCAAAACCTACAAGGTGCTGGGGCTGGGCGCGCTGCTCGACGCCGCGACCTACGAGACCGGCGACAGCATGATGATCCTGCTTAGCCTGCTTTCGATGGTCGTGGTAGTGGTAGGCTTGAACCGGCTGGTTTGGCGCAGGCTGTATAACGTGGCGACCGAACGTTACAGGATCGATTGACCCAAGGTGAGCGGCGATGTGTGACGATCCGCCAGAGCCATGGCCCTGCTCGAGCTCAGACAGGTTTCCAAGAGCTACCCCCACGCCAAGGGCAACCTGCGCGTGCTCAACGAGATTTCCTTCAGCGTCGAGCGTGGCGAATTCGTCGCGATCGTGGGGCCGTCGGGGTGCGGCAAATCAACTCTGCTCAGGATCATCAACGGGATCATTGCGCCGACCGCGGGCCAGGTGCTGTACAACGGCCAGCAGGTGGACGGCATCAACCCCGAATGCGCGATGGTTTTTCAGTCCTTTGCGCTGCTGCCGTGGCTGAGCGTGAAGGCCAACGTCGAACTCGGGCTGGAGGCGCGTGGCGTGCCGCCCGCCGAGCGCGAACGGTTGGCGACCCTGTATATCGATAAGGTGGGACTCGATGGTTTCGAGGAAGCCTACCCGCGCGAGCTTTCGGGCGGGATGAAGCAGCGGGTTGGGCTGGCGCGCGCGCTGGCGGTTGAGCCCGCGGTCTTGCTGATGGACGAGCCGTTCTCGGCACTCGACGCGCTGACCGCGATCGGCCTGCGCGAGGAACTGCTCGACATCTGGCAGGCGCCCGACAGCCCGGTCGAAACCATCATCATGGTCACCCACATCATCGAGGAGGCGGTCGAACTGGCGGATCGCATCCTTGTGCTCTCGGCCGGGCCCGGACGGCTGGCGGGCGACCTGAGGGTCGATTTGGCGCGCCCGCGCGACCGGCGCAGCGAACCTTTCAACAGCCTCACCGACAAGGTCTTCTCGCTTATCGAGGAGCGCGCTTGATGGCTCCGCCGGCGATCCATCCGATTCCTGACAGCCAGTTGCCATGGGTCTTCGGCTTGCTCGAGATGCTCGAGGACCGCGGCGGGCGCGAGGACGGCTACAAGATCGCACGCGACCTCAACTTCAAGTTTGCCGACCTGCTCAAGGTGATGAAGGCGGCCGAGATCCTCGGCCTGGTTTCGACCCCGGCGGGCGACGTGGTGCTCGAACCGCTGGGGCGCGAGTTCCTCGCCGCCGACGTCAACCAGCGCAAACGGATCATCCGCGAGCAGCTGCGCAAGCACACCCTGTTCGGATACCTGGTGCGCCTGTTGCGCGCGCAGGAGGATCACTCGCTCAACAAGGAGGTCGTGCTCGAACACCTGGCGATGCTGCTGCCGGACGAATCGCCTGAGCGGATGTTCGCGACCGTCGTCAACTGGGGCCGCTTCGCCGAACTCTTCGGCTACAACAAGGACGACGATCGCTTTTATCTCGACGAGGAAGGTGAGAAGGCGTAAGCGCGCCGGCGCGCGCGCAACTCGCGGCGCCGGTTGAGATATTTTGTGAAATAGTCAATAAGTCCCGGAGATTCGGAAGGAGAATATCCCCCATGAGCACCGAGAACGAAAGAATAGTCAATGAGTTCTGCAAGACCTGGTCGACACTCAATATCGACAAGGTAATGGAGTTCTTCGCTGACGACGCCGTTTACCATAATATCCCGCTCAAGCCCGCGCATGGCAAGGCCGAGATCCGCAAGGTCATCGACGGCTTCATGCCCGGAACCACGGCGCTGGAATTCAAGATCCTCAATACGGCAAGCGCCGGATCGGTTGTGTTCAACGAGCGCGTGGACTCCTTCACGGTCAACGGCAAGCATATCGCGTTGCCGGTCGCCGGAGTTTTCGAGCTGAGCGGGGGCAAGATCAGGGCCTGGCGCGACTACTTCGATCTGCCGACCTACGTCAACCAGATTAAGGGCAAATGACGCGGCGCAGGATCATCGTTGCGCCAATCGCGCGACGCGGCGGATTCTCCGAAGATTGCGGCCGGCCGCGATAAGCCGGCGGTTGAAGACCGCGGGGCGCCGCTCCCGTTGCAGGAAGCGGCGCCGCGGCGCGCATGGCGGGTTTGTTCGGTCCTGCGAACCGAAAAACGGCGACTTAACGATGGTCGCGGATGATGCCCGTGGCGAGCCGCTAGCGCGCTGGGATTCAGGTTGACCGCCATAGCGGAAATTTTCGACGCCCCAAGCGATGCGCGAGCAGATTGTTCTTGGGTCAGGTCGTGGCGACCTGATAAACCTCGACTTAATAGAGGCCGTCAGGGGAGCGCCAGGTGATCAATCCAGCGAAAGTGGCAGGTCTTATGGCGTTGACCGCGGTTGCCGTTGTCGTCAGCGGTGCGTTGGTGCGTGCCGACGAGCGGGCCGTGCGCGAGGCGCCAACCATTCTTGCCCAGAACGGAGAGGCTAACGGAAACGCCGCCGCGACCAGCGCAGCGTCCGCCACGGGGGCATGCGCCGCGCCCCATCAGTACGTCGATCTCATCAACGCGGGCCAGTACGACGAGATAGGCGGCTTGTTCGCGGAGGACGCCGTCTATATGGGACCGGACGGCAAAACCCGCTACGGCGCCAAGGCAATCGGCGAGTTCTACATTCACTTTCTCGGCGCGCTGAAGCCTCGGGTCAAGCCTGCCAGCTTCATCCAGGACGGCCACGACTGCGTGATGGAACTGACGAACCAGAACAAACTGACCGGCAAGTACTCGTTGGTAGCGATCGACCACTTCACGGTGAACGGGCAGGGCAAGATTTCGCGCTTCATCGTCTATCTGCGGCCGGGCGACCGCTTCACACAGACTATCAACGCCGCCCTCGCCAAGGTCCACTGAAGCGCGGACGCGCTGGCAGGGTCTTTCCCCTCTGCCGCGCCAGGTCTGGCCAAAGAGATGGGCTTTTGGCGGATGGGGCGATCGCGTTAGACTGCGATCCGCACCATGGCTGCCGGTATTGCCCATCATAACGTCACCCACGCCATCATCGGCACCGCCGGGCATATCGACCACGGCAAGACCGCGCTCATCAAGGCGCTCACGGGCCAAGACACCGACCGCCTCAAGGAGGAAAAGGAGCGCGGGATTTCGATCGATCTCGGCTTCGCCTACTTCACGCTGCCCGACGGCACCCGCGCGGGCGTGGTTGATGTTCCGGGTCACGAACGCTTCATCCGCAACATGCTGGCCGGCGCACACGGCGTCGACCTCGTCCTGTTCACGGTCGCCGCCGACGACGGCGTGATGCCGCAGAGCGAGGAGCACCTCGACATCCTTCATCTGCTGGGCGTCGGCCGCGGAATCTTCGTCATCACCAAGGCCGACCTCGCCGATGCCGCGC from Candidatus Binataceae bacterium includes:
- a CDS encoding ABC transporter permease subunit; this translates as MNARRLISGAVSILIVAALLALFFSFRAHAPHLHGPRFSVSVRQLPYYAFCSFYRMLAAYVLAMVFSVAYGMAAARGRRWERVMIPAIDIAQSVPVIGFFPAAVYFFVALAHGGRLGVEMAAVFLIFTSQAWNLALGVFESMRTIPDDLRQALEAFGASAWLRFRKLSLPACVPKLVYNSILSWVAGWYFLIACEIITVGPSHYRLPGLGSYLMEAADRGRSGEIIAGLTMLLLIIVLMDLMVWQPLTVWAEKFRYEFASGAAGEPMGSLGMLHALSALGPAVYRTARFVIRPPAALLRVLLAGLPALDSTTRARIARAARATGYAALIALWLIFLYAIFKGLAALAHALSGPWPDQARLIPAATGASILRIVVAYSISLGWTLPCALAAADNVRFRRWLAPIAEIVGSMPATALFPLIVLFVVEVTGGMNLASILLILTGMQWYLLFNLLAGVNQIPEDLKEAAHAYGLNRLAIWRKLTVPALVPSIVTGSITAWGGGWNALILSEYFSYRGKTYKVLGLGALLDAATYETGDSMMILLSLLSMVVVVVGLNRLVWRRLYNVATERYRID
- a CDS encoding ABC transporter ATP-binding protein, with the protein product MALLELRQVSKSYPHAKGNLRVLNEISFSVERGEFVAIVGPSGCGKSTLLRIINGIIAPTAGQVLYNGQQVDGINPECAMVFQSFALLPWLSVKANVELGLEARGVPPAERERLATLYIDKVGLDGFEEAYPRELSGGMKQRVGLARALAVEPAVLLMDEPFSALDALTAIGLREELLDIWQAPDSPVETIIMVTHIIEEAVELADRILVLSAGPGRLAGDLRVDLARPRDRRSEPFNSLTDKVFSLIEERA
- a CDS encoding AAA-associated domain-containing protein codes for the protein MAPPAIHPIPDSQLPWVFGLLEMLEDRGGREDGYKIARDLNFKFADLLKVMKAAEILGLVSTPAGDVVLEPLGREFLAADVNQRKRIIREQLRKHTLFGYLVRLLRAQEDHSLNKEVVLEHLAMLLPDESPERMFATVVNWGRFAELFGYNKDDDRFYLDEEGEKA
- a CDS encoding limonene-1,2-epoxide hydrolase family protein, which translates into the protein MSTENERIVNEFCKTWSTLNIDKVMEFFADDAVYHNIPLKPAHGKAEIRKVIDGFMPGTTALEFKILNTASAGSVVFNERVDSFTVNGKHIALPVAGVFELSGGKIRAWRDYFDLPTYVNQIKGK
- a CDS encoding nuclear transport factor 2 family protein, with product MINPAKVAGLMALTAVAVVVSGALVRADERAVREAPTILAQNGEANGNAAATSAASATGACAAPHQYVDLINAGQYDEIGGLFAEDAVYMGPDGKTRYGAKAIGEFYIHFLGALKPRVKPASFIQDGHDCVMELTNQNKLTGKYSLVAIDHFTVNGQGKISRFIVYLRPGDRFTQTINAALAKVH